A genome region from Geodermatophilus bullaregiensis includes the following:
- a CDS encoding peptidase M1, with protein MTPRRALPTAAALLLLAGCTSFAETLAAEHGAAGQDTADQGTVDQDTAAPSSPAPGGQESCPAERAGPDPDRPVVDLDFRLSDDLRTVTGTETVVFTPDVATDELVFRLVPNGPGAAGLGNRITVDGARGDDVDRTGYEDAGAEAPGGLYVLRLDGELEPGDSTEVELDFTVSLGEGGFERLGAVEDVSWWASGFPLLAWEPGVGWARDPFVDVLGETATSPAADTTVSVSAPGELTVLMTGDQDEPSAADDGRRTWTAHEPVARDVSVAAGRFRTATLTTDGGVEITAGVLPGAGVGPGELADQAAEEVTALAERFGAFPYDTLTVPLLPDAGGGIEYPSSVLLAGASRVVLEHEVAHMWFYGMVGNSQFRDPWLDEALATYAESSVGERGSPGPLDRALAVPGDVGAAMDGFEDTGTYVDVVYGKGGAALLAAREAAGAEAFDAALRCYVRANAWTVATPDDLAAALAGLPAATDVLVAAGALD; from the coding sequence ATGACCCCGCGGCGGGCGCTGCCGACCGCGGCCGCGCTGCTCCTGCTCGCCGGCTGCACGTCCTTCGCCGAGACCCTCGCCGCCGAGCACGGCGCCGCCGGTCAGGACACCGCCGACCAGGGCACCGTTGACCAGGACACCGCCGCCCCGTCGTCCCCGGCTCCCGGCGGACAGGAGAGCTGTCCCGCCGAGCGGGCCGGGCCCGACCCCGACCGCCCCGTCGTCGACCTGGACTTCCGGCTCTCCGACGACCTGCGCACGGTCACCGGCACCGAGACCGTCGTCTTCACCCCGGACGTCGCCACCGACGAGCTGGTCTTCCGGCTGGTGCCCAACGGTCCCGGCGCGGCCGGGCTGGGCAACCGGATCACCGTCGACGGGGCCCGCGGCGACGACGTCGACCGGACCGGGTACGAGGACGCCGGCGCGGAGGCGCCCGGCGGCCTCTACGTGCTGCGGCTCGACGGCGAGCTCGAGCCGGGGGACTCCACCGAGGTCGAGCTGGACTTCACCGTCTCCCTCGGCGAGGGCGGCTTCGAGCGGCTCGGCGCGGTCGAGGACGTCTCGTGGTGGGCCAGCGGCTTCCCGCTCCTGGCGTGGGAGCCCGGCGTCGGCTGGGCCCGCGACCCGTTCGTCGACGTCCTCGGCGAGACCGCGACCAGCCCGGCCGCCGACACCACGGTCAGCGTCTCCGCGCCCGGGGAGCTGACCGTGCTGATGACCGGCGACCAGGACGAGCCGTCCGCCGCCGACGACGGCCGGCGGACCTGGACCGCGCACGAGCCGGTCGCCCGCGACGTCAGCGTCGCCGCCGGGCGGTTCCGCACCGCCACCCTCACCACGGACGGCGGGGTGGAGATCACCGCCGGGGTGCTGCCGGGCGCCGGGGTGGGACCCGGCGAGCTCGCCGACCAGGCCGCCGAGGAGGTCACCGCGCTGGCCGAGCGCTTCGGCGCCTTCCCGTACGACACCCTCACCGTGCCGCTGCTGCCCGACGCCGGCGGCGGCATCGAGTACCCGAGCTCCGTCCTGCTGGCCGGCGCCAGCCGGGTGGTCCTCGAGCACGAGGTCGCGCACATGTGGTTCTACGGGATGGTCGGCAACTCACAGTTCCGCGACCCGTGGCTGGACGAGGCCCTGGCCACCTACGCCGAGTCCTCGGTCGGCGAGAGGGGATCGCCGGGGCCGCTGGACCGGGCGCTGGCCGTCCCGGGCGACGTCGGCGCGGCGATGGACGGGTTCGAGGACACCGGCACGTACGTCGACGTCGTCTACGGCAAGGGCGGCGCCGCCCTGCTGGCCGCCCGCGAGGCCGCCGGTGCGGAGGCCTTCGACGCGGCGCTGCGCTGCTACGTGCGGGCCAACGCCTGGACGGTCGCCACCCCCGACGACCTCGCCGCCGCGCTGGCCGGCCTCCCGGCCGCCACCGACGTCCTGGTGGCGGCCGGCGCCCTCGACTGA
- a CDS encoding pilus assembly protein TadG-related protein, producing the protein MSAGTRAADLRERGSALPFVLVCWLVAAAMALGAIAASDAFLEHQDLQAVCDGAALAGANRTDEGRVYATGVGGTLPLTGETARTAVADHLADGGTVLDAWSAETDGAEVTVRCARSVEIAFGWLFLGGRPLEVTAVASARAPTLP; encoded by the coding sequence GTGTCAGCCGGGACGAGGGCAGCAGACCTCCGCGAGCGGGGCTCGGCGCTCCCTTTCGTACTCGTCTGCTGGCTGGTCGCGGCCGCCATGGCCCTGGGCGCGATCGCGGCGTCCGACGCCTTCCTCGAGCACCAGGACCTCCAGGCCGTCTGCGACGGCGCCGCCCTCGCCGGGGCCAACCGCACCGACGAGGGCCGCGTCTACGCGACCGGGGTCGGCGGCACGCTGCCGCTGACCGGCGAGACGGCGCGGACCGCGGTCGCCGACCACCTCGCCGACGGGGGCACGGTGCTGGACGCCTGGTCGGCCGAGACCGACGGCGCGGAGGTCACCGTGCGCTGCGCGCGCTCGGTCGAGATCGCGTTCGGCTGGCTGTTCCTCGGCGGCCGGCCACTGGAGGTCACCGCCGTCGCGAGCGCGCGGGCCCCGACGCTGCCCTGA
- the rpmG gene encoding 50S ribosomal protein L33, translated as MAATDVRPKITLACQECKNRNYITRKNRRNDPDRLELKKYCPTDKKHTVHRETR; from the coding sequence GTGGCAGCCACCGACGTCCGTCCGAAGATCACCCTGGCCTGCCAGGAGTGCAAGAACCGCAACTACATCACCCGCAAGAACCGTCGGAACGACCCCGACCGGCTCGAGCTGAAGAAGTACTGCCCCACGGACAAGAAGCACACGGTCCACCGCGAGACCCGCTGA
- a CDS encoding MFS transporter — translation MTSTAPAASSTTSRRWLALALIAAAQFMVIMDTSIIGVALPKMQAELGFDPHELSWVFNAYVVAFGGLLLLGGRLSDLFGARRIFSTGWVVLAVGSLVAGLANGVAVELAGRAIQGAGSALIAPAALALLFQVFGGSKELPKALALYGAAAPAGGTAGVFLGGVLTEYASWPWVFFINIPVAAAVLLLTRSVMPAGTTGRGSLDLAGAITATLGLGAVVFAIVRAPEAGWTSGSTLLAGLGGLALLGAFVALQARLRQPLMRLGIFRAPNLAAANVAQLLLGAAWIPMFFFVNLYLQQILGLGAFASGAALLPLTVTIMIGMVAVAPKLIARFGPNAMTVAGLATLAAGLVWLSLIDADGSFVVDVLPASLVTAAGMAMAFIPSLGTALSSAAPEEGGLAAGIVNTSYQIGSALGLAAMTAVAAAFGASEVGDPAELTNGFSAALLGAAGIAAVGAVLTAVLLKKPADSPSGDGADTELVAA, via the coding sequence ATGACAAGCACCGCGCCCGCGGCGAGTTCGACAACCAGCCGGCGCTGGCTGGCTCTCGCGCTCATTGCCGCCGCTCAGTTCATGGTCATCATGGACACCTCGATCATCGGGGTCGCCCTGCCGAAGATGCAGGCGGAACTCGGCTTCGACCCGCACGAACTCAGCTGGGTCTTCAACGCCTACGTCGTCGCCTTCGGCGGGCTGCTGCTGCTCGGCGGGCGGCTGTCCGACCTGTTCGGCGCCCGGCGCATCTTCAGCACCGGCTGGGTGGTCCTCGCCGTCGGCTCGCTCGTCGCCGGCCTGGCCAACGGGGTCGCCGTCGAGCTGGCCGGTCGAGCGATCCAGGGGGCCGGGTCGGCCCTCATCGCCCCCGCCGCGCTCGCCCTGTTGTTCCAGGTGTTCGGCGGCAGCAAGGAGCTCCCGAAGGCCCTCGCCCTGTACGGCGCGGCCGCACCCGCCGGCGGCACCGCCGGCGTCTTCCTCGGCGGCGTCCTGACCGAGTACGCGTCGTGGCCGTGGGTGTTCTTCATCAACATCCCGGTCGCAGCTGCCGTCCTGCTGCTGACCCGTTCGGTCATGCCGGCCGGGACGACCGGCCGCGGCTCGCTCGATCTCGCCGGTGCCATCACCGCCACGCTCGGCCTCGGCGCCGTCGTCTTCGCGATCGTCCGTGCCCCCGAGGCCGGCTGGACGTCCGGCAGCACGCTCCTCGCCGGACTCGGCGGCCTCGCACTCCTGGGTGCGTTCGTCGCGCTGCAGGCCAGGCTCCGTCAGCCGCTGATGCGCCTGGGCATCTTCCGCGCACCGAACCTCGCTGCAGCCAACGTGGCGCAGCTGCTGCTCGGTGCCGCCTGGATCCCGATGTTCTTCTTCGTGAACCTGTACCTGCAGCAGATCCTCGGTCTGGGCGCGTTCGCGTCCGGCGCTGCGCTGCTGCCTCTGACGGTCACGATCATGATCGGGATGGTCGCGGTCGCCCCGAAGCTCATCGCCCGTTTCGGCCCGAACGCGATGACCGTCGCAGGCCTCGCGACGCTGGCCGCTGGTCTGGTGTGGCTCTCGCTCATCGACGCCGACGGCAGCTTCGTCGTGGACGTCCTGCCTGCGTCGCTGGTGACCGCGGCCGGTATGGCGATGGCTTTCATCCCCTCGCTCGGCACCGCGCTGTCGTCTGCGGCGCCAGAGGAGGGCGGCCTGGCCGCTGGGATCGTCAACACCAGCTACCAGATCGGCTCCGCGCTGGGCCTGGCCGCGATGACCGCGGTTGCGGCTGCGTTCGGCGCCAGCGAGGTCGGCGACCCAGCTGAGCTCACCAACGGGTTCTCCGCCGCGCTGCTCGGCGCGGCAGGCATCGCCGCGGTTGGTGCGGTGCTCACCGCCGTGTTGCTGAAGAAGCCGGCGGACAGCCCGTCCGGTGACGGCGCCGACACCGAGCTCGTTGCCGCCTAG
- a CDS encoding YajQ family cyclic di-GMP-binding protein, with the protein MADASFDVVSKVDRQEVDNALNQAGKELSQRFDFRGTNAAIAWAGEEGVTLTADTEERVVAALDVFREKLVKRGISLKSLDADEPQSSGRTYKISARIKQGIESDTAKKIAKIIRDEGPKGVQAQIQGDQLRVSGKKRDDLQSVQQLLRGKDLDVALQFDNYR; encoded by the coding sequence ATGGCCGACGCGTCCTTCGACGTCGTGAGCAAGGTCGACCGCCAGGAGGTCGACAACGCGCTCAACCAGGCAGGCAAGGAGTTGTCCCAGCGCTTCGACTTCCGCGGCACGAACGCCGCCATCGCGTGGGCCGGCGAGGAGGGCGTCACCCTCACCGCCGACACCGAGGAGCGGGTGGTCGCCGCGCTCGACGTCTTCAGGGAGAAGCTCGTCAAGCGGGGGATATCGCTGAAGTCGCTGGACGCCGACGAGCCGCAGTCCTCGGGCCGCACGTACAAGATCTCGGCGCGCATCAAGCAGGGCATCGAGTCCGACACCGCCAAGAAGATCGCCAAGATCATCCGCGACGAGGGCCCGAAGGGCGTGCAGGCGCAGATCCAGGGCGACCAGCTGCGGGTCAGCGGAAAGAAGCGCGACGACCTGCAGTCGGTCCAGCAGCTGCTGCGCGGCAAGGACCTCGACGTCGCCCTGCAGTTCGACAACTACCGCTGA
- a CDS encoding FAS1-like dehydratase domain-containing protein, which translates to MALDAGLVGRGYPPSAVYEVGRAKIAEFAAAVGAADPAHTDTEAARALGHPDVVAPPTFAIVVTLGAADVVLADPEVALDYSRVVHGEQRFTHHRPIRAGDRLVSTTTIEAVRSVAGNDLLTTRVDVATEDGEAVCTATSMLVARGTA; encoded by the coding sequence GTGGCGCTGGACGCAGGACTGGTCGGGCGCGGCTACCCGCCCTCCGCCGTCTACGAGGTCGGCCGCGCGAAGATCGCCGAGTTCGCCGCCGCCGTCGGCGCGGCGGACCCGGCCCACACCGACACCGAGGCCGCCCGCGCGCTGGGCCACCCGGACGTCGTCGCCCCGCCGACCTTCGCCATCGTCGTTACCCTGGGCGCGGCCGACGTCGTGCTGGCCGACCCGGAGGTGGCGCTCGACTACAGCCGCGTCGTGCACGGCGAGCAGCGCTTCACCCACCACCGCCCGATCCGGGCCGGTGACCGGCTGGTCAGCACCACGACGATCGAGGCCGTGCGCAGCGTGGCCGGCAACGACCTGCTCACCACGCGGGTCGACGTCGCCACCGAGGACGGCGAGGCCGTCTGCACCGCGACCTCGATGCTCGTGGCCCGGGGGACGGCGTGA
- a CDS encoding heavy-metal-associated domain-containing protein produces the protein MTVPVVCDGQPAVAVETQVGESSCPAAVLALSTSPPHPRQLRPSQGRVGGQWTDSAARHRGRRQVNARWMKVSAMPEVRLSVGSMHCRHCVREVTGWLRDVVGVETITADATTGTVVLGGTMTIADVLAVFTGSDYDPRVVDAAPASST, from the coding sequence ATGACGGTTCCTGTCGTCTGCGATGGACAGCCGGCGGTGGCTGTCGAGACGCAGGTTGGTGAGTCCTCCTGTCCTGCCGCTGTCCTCGCTCTGTCGACCTCGCCGCCGCATCCGCGACAGCTGCGGCCGTCCCAGGGTCGGGTCGGTGGACAGTGGACGGACAGCGCCGCGAGGCACCGTGGCCGGCGTCAGGTGAACGCCCGCTGGATGAAGGTGAGCGCGATGCCCGAGGTCAGGCTCTCGGTCGGCTCGATGCACTGCAGGCACTGTGTGCGTGAGGTGACCGGCTGGCTCCGTGACGTCGTCGGCGTGGAGACGATCACGGCAGACGCGACGACCGGCACGGTGGTCCTCGGCGGCACGATGACCATCGCCGACGTCCTGGCCGTGTTCACCGGCTCCGACTACGACCCGCGGGTGGTGGATGCAGCGCCGGCTAGTTCGACGTGA
- a CDS encoding MaoC family dehydratase encodes MSARLEAAGVAVGTELPEQTHRVTRADLVRYAGASGDLNPIHWSDRVATGVGLPGVIAHGMLTMGLAVRAVTDWAGDPGAVVEYQVRFGRPVVVPDDDTGAEVTVRGRVGQVLDGGRVRVDLTVTSGGEKVLSLARATVALA; translated from the coding sequence GTGAGCGCCCGGCTGGAGGCGGCCGGCGTCGCCGTCGGCACCGAGCTGCCCGAGCAGACGCACCGCGTGACCCGCGCCGACCTGGTCCGCTACGCCGGCGCGTCGGGGGACCTCAACCCCATCCACTGGAGCGACCGGGTGGCCACCGGCGTCGGCCTGCCCGGCGTCATCGCCCACGGCATGCTCACCATGGGCCTGGCCGTCCGCGCGGTCACCGACTGGGCCGGCGACCCCGGCGCGGTCGTGGAGTACCAGGTCCGCTTCGGCCGGCCGGTCGTCGTCCCCGACGACGACACCGGCGCCGAGGTCACCGTCCGCGGCAGGGTCGGGCAGGTCCTCGACGGCGGCCGGGTGCGCGTCGACCTCACGGTCACCAGCGGAGGGGAGAAGGTCCTCTCGCTGGCCCGCGCCACCGTCGCACTGGCATGA
- a CDS encoding putative bifunctional diguanylate cyclase/phosphodiesterase, whose protein sequence is MSAGWRHPALRRPEAMALAAAPLACLVGALVLPGEYRPAAPLVLLTILAAFLLTESVQLDLDLRRQTYILTTTELVLVMGLVEVGGFWTALMHSLALVLIQAYQRYPLAKSIFNVASAILTTAAAVLVLSAFPPLDLSSPLTWLGLVVAIAVADLVSLLCVATAISLTGGRPDWSFWFGALGPQVVIGPLSVAAAVASLLLVGDIPWAWLLVLPVLVAIVAAFRLTASASRERRSIQQVYDFARQVEGVSPDDAGTRQMVAAVRELLNADKVALWLPPYLDEAPRLVVVGDGQTAYYDGPGDPDDVLRRRALQPGAGGPVLVTAGRATPEEAAALARRGAEEVLGAPVTTAAGEPGYLEVCDRRSDVVSFSEGDRSALDSMLTHVNAAIRQQQLLTQIRYDADHDRLTGLPNRQRLAAEIDHLLTADPVGARAGLVLAALDNHTEIVDTLGHAAADELLLVTAGLLREHAPPDALVARMEGEQFAVLLPGLSLAAAERAARRLREATSTRARVAGLDLEVTLTIGVAAAPVHGTDAGTLMQRADVALLAASDGGGGRVASYHQVLDQQSLRRLQLGTELEHAMADGQISVVFQPIIDARTSDIVSVETLVRWAHPRFGAIPPDDFIHLAEQIGRIGPLTDHVLDLALARCRRWLDQDIALSVAVNLSARCLTEPDLVERVQRALRRHGVPGELLILELTEGSVVDDSVRSSNVLAELHALGLRLSMDDFGTGYSSLSQLRQLPIDEVKIDKSFVLGMSTSQGESFIARSIIELAHNLGLRVVAEGVEDELTRKLLTEMGCDKLQGFLVSRPLPDERLESWLLARTGVRSAAPGAQHRRLFVRT, encoded by the coding sequence ATGTCCGCCGGATGGCGGCATCCCGCACTGCGCCGCCCCGAGGCCATGGCCCTCGCCGCGGCGCCCCTCGCCTGCCTGGTCGGCGCCTTGGTCCTGCCGGGGGAGTACCGGCCGGCCGCCCCGCTGGTGCTCCTGACCATCCTGGCCGCCTTCCTGCTCACCGAGTCGGTGCAGCTCGACCTGGACCTGCGTCGGCAGACCTACATCCTCACCACGACCGAGCTGGTCCTCGTCATGGGGCTCGTGGAGGTCGGCGGCTTCTGGACCGCGCTGATGCACAGCCTCGCGCTGGTCCTCATCCAGGCGTACCAGCGCTACCCGCTGGCCAAGTCGATCTTCAACGTCGCCTCGGCGATCCTGACGACGGCCGCCGCCGTCCTCGTGCTCTCCGCCTTCCCGCCCCTGGACCTCTCCTCACCGCTCACCTGGCTCGGTCTGGTCGTCGCCATCGCGGTCGCCGACCTCGTCTCCCTGCTGTGCGTGGCGACGGCGATCTCGCTGACCGGCGGTCGTCCCGACTGGTCCTTCTGGTTCGGGGCCCTCGGTCCGCAGGTCGTCATCGGCCCGCTCAGCGTCGCCGCCGCGGTCGCGTCGCTGCTGCTGGTGGGCGACATCCCGTGGGCCTGGCTGCTCGTGCTGCCCGTCCTCGTCGCCATAGTGGCCGCCTTCCGGCTGACGGCGTCCGCGTCGCGCGAGCGCCGCAGCATCCAGCAGGTCTACGACTTCGCGCGGCAGGTGGAAGGCGTCAGCCCCGACGACGCGGGCACGCGTCAGATGGTGGCCGCCGTGCGCGAGCTGCTCAACGCCGACAAGGTCGCGCTGTGGCTGCCGCCCTACCTGGACGAGGCCCCGCGCCTCGTCGTGGTCGGAGACGGGCAGACGGCCTACTACGACGGGCCCGGCGACCCGGACGACGTCCTGCGCCGCCGCGCGCTGCAGCCCGGCGCCGGCGGTCCGGTCCTGGTCACCGCCGGGCGGGCCACCCCCGAGGAGGCCGCCGCCCTCGCCCGGCGCGGCGCCGAGGAGGTGCTCGGGGCGCCGGTCACCACGGCGGCCGGCGAGCCGGGCTACCTCGAGGTGTGCGACCGGCGCAGTGACGTCGTCTCGTTCTCCGAGGGTGACCGCTCGGCCCTGGACTCGATGCTCACGCACGTCAACGCGGCCATCCGCCAGCAGCAGCTGCTGACCCAGATCCGCTACGACGCCGACCACGACCGGCTCACCGGTCTGCCCAACCGGCAGCGCCTGGCCGCCGAGATCGACCACCTGCTGACCGCCGACCCGGTCGGCGCGCGGGCGGGCCTGGTGCTGGCCGCGCTCGACAACCACACCGAGATCGTCGACACCCTCGGCCACGCCGCGGCCGACGAGCTCCTGCTGGTCACCGCGGGCCTGCTGCGCGAGCACGCGCCGCCCGACGCCCTGGTCGCGCGCATGGAGGGCGAGCAGTTCGCCGTGCTGCTGCCCGGGCTGTCGCTGGCGGCGGCCGAGCGGGCCGCCCGCCGACTGCGCGAGGCCACCTCCACCCGCGCCCGCGTGGCCGGGCTGGACCTGGAGGTCACGCTGACCATCGGTGTCGCCGCGGCGCCCGTGCACGGCACCGACGCGGGCACGCTCATGCAGCGGGCCGACGTCGCGCTGCTGGCCGCCTCCGACGGCGGCGGCGGCCGCGTGGCCAGCTACCACCAGGTCCTCGACCAGCAGAGCCTGCGCCGGCTGCAGCTGGGCACCGAGCTCGAGCACGCGATGGCCGACGGGCAGATCAGCGTGGTCTTCCAGCCGATTATCGACGCCCGGACCTCCGACATCGTGTCGGTGGAGACGCTGGTCCGCTGGGCGCACCCGCGCTTCGGCGCGATCCCGCCGGACGACTTCATCCACCTCGCCGAGCAGATCGGCCGGATCGGCCCGCTCACCGACCACGTGCTCGACCTGGCGCTGGCCCGCTGCCGCCGCTGGCTCGACCAGGACATCGCCCTGTCGGTCGCGGTCAACCTCTCCGCCCGGTGCCTCACCGAGCCCGACCTCGTCGAGCGGGTGCAGCGCGCGTTGCGCCGCCACGGCGTCCCGGGCGAGCTGCTCATCCTCGAGCTCACCGAGGGCAGCGTCGTCGACGACTCCGTGCGCTCCAGCAACGTCCTGGCCGAGCTGCACGCCCTGGGCCTGCGGCTGTCCATGGACGACTTCGGCACCGGCTACTCGTCGCTGTCCCAGCTCCGGCAGCTGCCGATCGACGAGGTGAAGATCGACAAGTCCTTCGTGCTGGGGATGTCCACCAGCCAGGGCGAGTCGTTCATCGCCCGCTCGATCATCGAGCTGGCGCACAACCTGGGTCTGCGCGTCGTGGCCGAGGGCGTCGAGGACGAGCTGACCCGCAAGCTGCTCACCGAGATGGGCTGCGACAAGCTGCAGGGCTTCCTGGTCAGCCGGCCGCTGCCCGACGAGCGCCTGGAGAGCTGGCTGCTCGCCCGCACCGGGGTCCGGTCCGCCGCCCCGGGCGCCCAGCACCGCCGGCTGTTCGTCCGCACCTGA